Proteins encoded by one window of Nicotiana tabacum cultivar K326 chromosome 10, ASM71507v2, whole genome shotgun sequence:
- the LOC107789918 gene encoding uncharacterized protein LOC107789918, which yields MTTSLQFTSDHQYPINLSISQEDHQQTKASAETMNQQITGRSRRSKGGANKSLTQKKKQSQRGMGVEKLERLRLQELISSKTSPLDQFPKLYGGVNQVMAPDFLLHQRVANSTVPYGSSTYGSAPMAFGDQLIISGHDQFQTQMGLNGFATNSKELITPTEKSKELSSLPNLMSIKSSCFSHRCSSCNKKKRMINGDDMGRSNIEAGIIHMENVIGENQYFGTKPLLHPFSIPSHLEKGVEIVAIHRKGNSSSPLSEGGLVMEYEFFPTEKSGRSNTISCFENDMMMKKMMTTSSESSSVAAAATVGNGEASCVTTISWVDTATTTTPTSSIDLSLKLSF from the exons ATGACTACTTCTCTTCAGTTTACTTCAGATCATCAGTACCCAATAAACCTAAGTATTTCTCAAGAAGATCATCAACAAACAAAGGCTAGTGCTGAAACAATGAACCAACAGATCACTGGACGTAGTAGAAGGTCCAAAGGAGGAGCAAACAAATCATTAACACAGAAGAAGAAACAATCCCAAAGAGGTATGGGTGTGGAAAAACTTGAACGGCTCAGATTACAAGAGCTAATTTCTTCAAAAACAAGTCCACTTGATCAGTTTCCTAAATTATATGGTGGTGTTAACCAAGTCATGGCCCCTGATTTCTTGCTTCATCAAAGGGTTGCAAATAGTACTGTGCCGTATGGATCTAGCACTTATGGATCAGCTCCTATGGCATTTGGAGATCAGTTGATCATTTCTGGGCATGATCAGTTTCAAACTCAAATGGGTCTAAACGGATTTGCAACTAATTCTAAAGAGCTTATTACCCCTACTGAGAAATCGAAAGAGCTTTCTTCACTGCCAAATTTAATGAGTATCAAGTCATCTTGTTTCTCCCATCGCTGCAGTTCATGCAACAAA AAGAAGCGCATGATTAATGGAGATGATATGGGACGTTCTAACATAGAGGCTGGCATTATTCATATGGAGAACGTGATTGGAGAAAATCAATATTTTGGAACGAAGCCTTTGCTTCACCCATTCTCTATACCTAGTCATCttgaaaag GGGGTAGAGATAGTGGCAATCCACAGAAAGGGAAATTCATCATCACCATTATCAGAAGGAGGACTTGTAATGGAGTATGAATTCTTTCCTACAGAGAAAAGTGGCAGATCAAACACTATAAGTTGTTTCGAAAATGATATGATGATGAAGAAAATGATGACTACTTCATCAGAATCTTCTTCAGttgcagcagcagcaacagtgggTAATGGAGAAGCTTCTTGTGTTACTACAATATCTTGGGTTGATACTGCTACTACAACTACACCCACCAGTTCTATTGATCTATCACTCAAGCTTTCTTTCTAG
- the LOC107789926 gene encoding uncharacterized protein LOC107789926, with translation MFNVLHFGDGRMAKSTKNRGRNRFFNCCRPVNFNDDTIIKRGHAYKSKDPSLKRVKSQEKLDSMLNKDFTKNIRQSRKGNVFCRSFSDALKYVLSETSLGKKSQKKEPKYSFGSNKKLSLKLEKIFYTMNESRSSSKNFSNIDGNSRISSDDSSLFTSSTSTSSSPSSSCASSRSTLQKKQFPSFHKSKSVNNMQVYDNIKEKEIALRYNKNVGTYSLLICLLVMIFCGKVFAIVCTSTWLYFAPRCFKRIDSEEYKRNVIVEGFFERSHNCSTKKYICPTPI, from the exons ATGTTTAATGTTTTACACTTTGGTGATGGGCGTATGGCAAAATCAACGAAAAATCGAGGGAGGAATAGGTTTTTCAATTGTTGTAGACCTGTAAATTTCAACGATGACACAATTATAAAACGGGGTCATGCATATAAGTCGAAAGATCCATCCTTGAAGCGTGTAAAATCACAAGAAAAGTTGGACTCAATGTTGAATAAAGATTTCACCAAAAATATTCGGCAAAGCCGAAAGGGGAACGTCTTTTGCAGAAGTTTCTCTGATGCACTCAAATATGTGCTTTCTGAGACATCATTG GGGAAGAAGAGTCAGAAGAAAGAGCCTAAGTATTCATTTGGATCAAATAAGAAGTTGTCATTAAAATTGGAGAAGATATTTTATACTATGAATGAATCAAGGTCTTCATCAAAGAATTTCTCAAATATTGATGGGAACTCGAGAATAAGCTCGGATGATTCTTCCTTATTTACGTCTTCAACTTCAACCTCTTCATCTCCATCATCTTCTTGTGCATCTTCGAGATCGACATTGCAAAAAAAGCAATTCCCATCTTTTCACAAATCGAAATCGGTGAATAATATGCAAGTTTATGacaatataaaagaaaaagaaattgccTTACGTTACAACAAGAACGTTGGAACTTATTctctattaatttgtttattggTTATGATCTTTTGTGGTAAAGTTTTTGCCATTGTTTGCACTTCAACATGGTTATACTTTGCTCCTCGTTGTTTCAAACGCATTGACTCGGAAGAATACAAGAGAAATGTTATCGTGGAAGGGTTTTTTGAAAGATCTCATAATTGTAGTACAAAGAAGTATATATGTCCAACCCCTATTTAG